The DNA sequence CTTCCTTCACCTTCTCGACGGCCTGGATGCGCGTCGCCTTGTCCTTCTGGTTGATGGCGGCTTCGATGCGCTTCTCGGCGGCCTTCGTCACCGTCTTGCGCACGTCGTCGGGGATCTCCGTCCCCTTCCACTCCATCTTCTCGACCTTGCCAGCCTTCTTGAGCAGCTCTTCCTGCATGCCGACGAGCTCGGCGAGGCCCTTCTGGGCCACCTTGAGCGCGTCGACGATGTCGGCTTCCGAGACTTCGAGCGCGCCGCCCTCGACCATCATGATCGAGTCATCCGTGCCGGCGACGACCATGTCGATGTCCGAGAACTCGAGCGCCTGGAACGTCGGGTTGAGCACCCACTTGCCTTCGATGCGGCCGACGCGGACGCCGGCGATCGGGCCCGCCCACGGAATCTTGCTGGAGGCCAGCGCGTAGCTCGTGGCGATGAGGCCGAGCACGTCGTGGTCGTTCTCTTGGTCGGCGGAGAGGACGTAGATCACGACCTGCACTTCGTTCTGGAAGCCTTCCGGGAACAGCGGCCGGATGGAGCGGTCGATGATACGGCAGGAGAGGATCTCTTCATCGCGCGGACGACCTTCGCGCTTGATGAAGCCGCCCGGGATCTTGCCCGAGGCGTACATCTTTTCCTTGTACTCGACCGTCAGGGGGAAGAACGGGAGGGGGCTCTTCTTGTCGCTGACCGTGACGGCCGCGAGGAGGACGGTCTCGCCATAGGTGACGAGGGCCGAGCCGGCGGCCTGCTTGGCCATGCGCCCGGTCTCGATGATGAGGGGGCGGCCAGCGAAGGTCCGCTCAATACGATGCATCATAGTCTTTTTGGTGTCCGCGTGCCCGGGATGGGCGATGACACACGAAGCGCGCGATCCGCGTCAGTGCGGTCGCGCGCTCGTGTGAGTGATGCGCTTAGTAGCGCAGGCCGAGATCGGCGATGATCTTGCGGTACGCCGCAATGTCAGAGCGCTGCAGATACTTGAGCAGGCGCTTGCGCTGTCCGACCATCTTCAGGAGACCACGGCGACCGTGGTGGTCCTTGTGGTGGGTGCGGAAGTGCTCGGTGAGGTAGTTGATACGCTCAGTGAGAACCGCAACCTGCACCTGAGTCGAGCCCGTGTCGGTCTCGTGCTGGCGGTTCTTCTCAATCACCGCCGTCTTGACAAACGCCATCAGAAATCCTTGCCTGCGCTGCGCAGTGCTGTGAGTGCCTAATCTGTGGTAGCACAGAAACTTAGGCCGGCTGTCCGGGCATGTAAAGGGGCGCGGTCCTCCGGCCTCTGGTCCCGCTGCCGAAACTTCGCGGCGACCGGTTGCGTCATATCGATAAACGATATACCGTTTATCGATAACCAACCTCGCCACCATGAAGCTCTTCGCCCCCGCCCCCTCCAACGCCGTCCGCCTCGCCTGGCGGGCCCTCGGCCTCCTGACCCTCGGCAACGGGGTCTATGCCCTCTTCGTCCTGGGCATGGGGCTCGCGCTCCTCATCGCCCCGGACGCCACGATGACGGCCATCGGCGTCCGCGAGGACGTCGACCGCAGCCGCATCCTCCCCGCCATGCGCGTACTGGTGCTCATCGGGCTCGCCGGGGCCTACCTCGTGCATCGGCTGCTCAAGACCCTGCGGGCCATCGTTAGCACGATCGGTGACGGCGACGCCTTCGTGGCCGCAAACGCCGACCGGCTCGAGACGCTCGGCCGCCAGCTCATCGGGCTCGAGCTGCTGCACCTCGCCGTGGGCCTCGTGACCTCGCTCGGCTCCACCGCCCAGCAACCCCTCGACGTGGACTGGAACTTCTCGGTCACGCCCTGGCTCACGATCCTGCTGGTCTTCGTGCTCGCGCAGGTGTTCCGCGAGGGGGCGCGCTTGCGCCGCGAACTCGACGGCGTGGTCTGACCCATGGCCATCATCGTCCGGCTGGACGAACTCCTCGCTGACCGCGGCATGACGCTCACCGAACTCTCGCAGCGCGTCGGCATCACGCTCGCCAACCTCTCGGTGCTCAAGTCGGGCCGCGCGCGCGCCGTCCGCTTCTCCACGCTCGCCGCCGTCTGCGACGCCCTCCAGTGCCAACCCGGCGACCTGCTCGCCTACGACGCCACCGTCCCTGACCGCGAGGATGACGATGCCTGACCTCCGCACGCCCCTGCTCCGCTTCCTGCGCCCCGACCACGCGCGCTGGGACGGCGTGCGCCCCATCCAGGTGGCGACGCTCCGCCTCTTCTACTTCCTCATGGCCGCGTTCGTCGCGACGGACGCGTGGCGCGGCATCCTGACCCACACGGGCCCGTGGGATCCCGTGCGCGCCGTGGCCGTCTGCGTGTGGGCGGCGTATCCCACGCTGGGCATCCTCGGGCTGTGGCATCCGCTGCGCATGCTGCCGTTGATGCTCTTCATGGTCAGCTACAAGACGCTTTGGCTCGCCGCGGTCGCCTTCCCACTCTGGCGCGAGGGTGAGCTCTGGGGCACGCCGACCGGCGACATGGCGCAGGCCTTCCTCGCCTTGCCGGTGGTGCTGCTCGCGATCCCCTGGGGCTACGTGTGGCGCGAGTTCGTGCGGCCGCCGCGCCGCAGCCCCACCTCGGCGGCGCTCCCGTGAACTGGCTGCACGCCCTCGGGCGCAACACGCACATCGCCATGGGCACGCTGGGCCTCCTCTCCGGCGCGCTGGCCATGATGCTCCGCAAGGGCTCGCGCACGCACGCCCGCGTCGGCCACGTGTTCTTCGTCTCGATGACGCTCATGGCGAGCACGGGCACCATCCTCTCGATGGTGCCGGAGCTCGACCGAGTGAACATCGCCGGCGGCTCGCTCGCGCTCTACCTCACGATCACGGCGTGGGTCACGGTGGAGCGCCGCCCCGGCAGCGTGGGTCGGGCCGAATGGCTCATGGCGGCGGCTGGTGCCGGCGCGGCCATCCTGCTCTTCTCGTTCGCCGCTCGTGCGGCTGGAATCCCGGCCGAGGCGGGAGCGGTGCCGTTCTTCTCCGCCTTCGGAAGCATCCTCGCGCTCAGCGTGGCCGGAGACGTTCGGCTCATCCGGCGCGGCGGGGTCCAGGGCCGCGCCCGCACCACACGGCACCTCTGGCGCATGTGCACCGCCATGCTGCTGGCCACGCTCTCGCTCTTCCTGGGGCAGCCGCAGGTCTTCCCCGACGTGCTACGCGAGCGCGGCCTTCTCGCCGTGCCGCCCGCGCTCGTCGTCGCCGCGCTGCTGTACTTCCTGGTTCGCGAACGTGCGCGAGCGCCGCGTGCACTCCGCGCGCGCTAGGCTCGGGTCAGTCGCCGGCGCCGAACCAGCCGGTGACCAAGCGCTTCAGGTCGTTGAACGTCACGGTCACGAACAGCAGCAGGATCGCCGCGAGGCCGATGCGCGCGTACCACTCCTTCACGACCGTCGGCAGCGGCTTGCGGATGGCGCCTTCCACCAAGTTCAGGACGATCTGGCCGCCATCGAGCAGCGGGATCGGCAGCATGTTCAGGATGGCGAGGTTGATGCTCAGGAACGCCACCAACGCCCACATGTTCTCGAGCCCCGACTGAGCGGCCGTCACGCTGGCCCGCGCGATCTCCACGGGAC is a window from the Pseudogemmatithrix spongiicola genome containing:
- the rpsO gene encoding 30S ribosomal protein S15, which translates into the protein MAFVKTAVIEKNRQHETDTGSTQVQVAVLTERINYLTEHFRTHHKDHHGRRGLLKMVGQRKRLLKYLQRSDIAAYRKIIADLGLRY
- a CDS encoding DUF2975 domain-containing protein produces the protein MKLFAPAPSNAVRLAWRALGLLTLGNGVYALFVLGMGLALLIAPDATMTAIGVREDVDRSRILPAMRVLVLIGLAGAYLVHRLLKTLRAIVSTIGDGDAFVAANADRLETLGRQLIGLELLHLAVGLVTSLGSTAQQPLDVDWNFSVTPWLTILLVFVLAQVFREGARLRRELDGVV
- a CDS encoding helix-turn-helix domain-containing protein, giving the protein MAIIVRLDELLADRGMTLTELSQRVGITLANLSVLKSGRARAVRFSTLAAVCDALQCQPGDLLAYDATVPDREDDDA